One window of the Marmota flaviventris isolate mMarFla1 chromosome 2, mMarFla1.hap1, whole genome shotgun sequence genome contains the following:
- the Adig gene encoding LOW QUALITY PROTEIN: adipogenin (The sequence of the model RefSeq protein was modified relative to this genomic sequence to represent the inferred CDS: inserted 1 base in 1 codon; substituted 2 bases at 2 genomic stop codons), with protein MKYPLVPLVNNLTFSFLVFWLCLPVGLLLFLLIIWLRFLLNQDSEENASDLYLNWEPWSQGPAEFCWKGPLQDPEEEGLCCHTLASGLLVSDXAGPQQXPKWTGETHLGEERTLATEEPPWDPQPISSPVRPTKXSRGASASPSSQMTSWPWREEPEPVKMV; from the exons ATGAAGTACCCTCTGGTGCCCCTGGTGAATAACCTCACATTCTCTTTCCTGGTGTTCTGGCTCTGCCTGCCCGTGGGTTTGCTGCTGTTCTTGTTGATCATCTGGTTGCGCTTCTTACTTAACCAAG ATTCAGAGGAAAATGCTTCAGATTTATATCTCAACTGGGAGCCCTGGAGCCAAGGGCCAGCTGAGTTTTGCTGGAAGGGGCCACTCCAAGACCCAGAAGAAGAGGGGCTCTGCTG CCACACACTCGCTTCCGGCTTGCTTGTCTCAGATTGAGCTGGGCCACAGCAATGACCAAAGTGGACAGGAGAGACTCACCTGGGAGAGGAGAGGACTCTGGCAACTGAGGAGCCTCCCTGGGACCCCCAACCTATCTCCTCCCCAGTTAGACCCACGA CCTCCAGAGGAGCCAGCGCTTCTCCATCATCCCAGATGACCTCCTGGCCCTGGAGGGAGGAGCCGGAACCAGTGAAGATGGTGTGA